A window of Micromonospora sp. WMMC415 genomic DNA:
CGCAGCGCCTTGCCCGGCCCGTCGGGCAGCGGCAGGGTGTAGAACTCGCCGTCGTAGGCGACCTCCTTGCGGGCCACCGCCAGCTTCACGATGTCGACGAACTCGCGGGTCCGCGCCAGGGGCTTGCCGAACCGTACGCCGTGCCAGCCCTCGGAGACCTGCGGCCCGGACACGCCCAGACCCAGCCGGAACCGGCCGCCGGAGAGCGCGTCGATGGTCGCCGCGGTCATCGCGGTCATCGCCGGCGTCCGGGCGGGAATCTGCATCACCGCGCTGCCCACGTCGATCCGCTGGGTCTGGCCGGCCATCCAGGCGAGCATGCTCGGCGAGTCGGAGCCGTAGGCCTCCGCCGCCCACACCACCGAGTAGCCGAGCCGGTCCGCCTCCTGGGCCAGGGCCAGGTGGTCGGCCGGTGTGCTCCACGCCGTCTGGTATCCGAGGCTGAGCCCGAGTCGCACTAGTCCTCCCCCATCCGCACCACAGGTCGCATCAGGTTACGCAATGCCCCCGCCGCACCCGATCACCGGCTCACGGAAAACCGGTGCGAGCGGCGACGGAGGGCGCGCGGCGACCCGGGCGAGCGGATCCACGGACCTGCCGGCAGACTTGACGGGAGCGAGGATATCGGTGCGGCCCCGTTGGAAATAAGGTTCACGCATGCAACAGCGACCGCTCGGCCGAAGCGGGCTGGCGGTTTCGCGGCTCGCGCTCGGCACCATGACCTGGGGCCGGGACACCGACGCCGACGACGCGGCCGCCCAGCTGAAGAGCTACCTCGACGCGGGCGGCAACCTGATCGACACCGCCGACGTCTACGGCGACGGCGACGCCGAGTCCGTGATCGGCTCCCTTCTGGGCACCCTGGTCCCCCGCGACGAACTGCTGATCGCCACCAAGGCGGGGCTGCGGCCGGGCAGCGGCCGGCGCCGCGACGGCTCGCGCGGGCACCTGCTGCGGACGCTGGACGCCTCGCTGCGCCGGCTCGGCACCGACCACGTCGACCTGTTCCAGGTGCACGGGTACGACCCCGACACGCCGCTGGAGGAGACCCTCGCCGCGCTGGACCACGCGGTGGCCAGCGGGCGGGTCCGCTACGTGGGCGTGTCGAACTTCTCCGGCTGGCAGACCGCCCGGGCCGCCGCGTGGCAGACCGCCTGGCCCGGCCGGGCCCCGGTGGTCGCCACGCAGGTGGAGTACTCGTTGCTGGAACGCGGCATCGAGCGGGAGGTGCTGCCGGCCTGCGAGGCGCTCGGGCTGGGCGTCCTGCCCTGGTCGCCGCTCGGGCGGGGGGTGCTCACCGGCAAGTACCGGCACGGCCGGCCCGCCGACTCCCGGGCCGCGTCGCCGCACTTCGAACGGTTCGTCGCCACCTACCTGGAGCCGCGGTGCTCCAGCATCGTGGAGGCGGTCGCCACCGCCGCGGGCGGTCTCGGGGTCTCCCCGATGGAGGTCGCGCTGGCCTGGGTCCGCGACCGGCCGGGCGTGGTCGCGCCGATCCTGGGCGCCCGCACGGTCGGTCAGCTGCTCGGCGTGCTCCAGGTCGAGCGGATGACCCTGCCGGACGAGATCGTGACGGCGCTCGACGACGTGTCGGCGGTCGAGGTCGGCTACCCGGAACGCGACGGCTGAGCAGGGCGCGAACCGAGGGCCGCGGCCGGGCCGGTGCCCGTCCGGTCCGGGATCAGGGCGTCGGACGGTCGCCGGCGGTGTCGCGGACGGCGGCGAGGAAGCGCGACTGGTCGTCCCGGGTCGCCGGGTTGACGATGCGGATCCACGACCCGTCGTCGAAGACGACGGTCGACGGGAACTGCATGAGCCGCGCACCGCCCTCGGAGTCGATCCGGGCGATCCGCCGCCGCTCCACGCTCCACAGCACCTGCGGCCGGCGGCGGTCCGGCCGCCCCTCGTCGGGCCGGCGGCCCATCCGCAGCAGGAGCAGGTGGGTGTCGGTCACCGCGAGTGGCGTGCCGGTGTAGCGCTCCAGGAACAGCAGCAGGCTGCCGGCGAGGGTGGCGAGGTCGCCGCTGAAGACGTACCGCCGCCGGTAGGCGATCTCGGCGAGCTGGTCGGCCAGCGGGCGGTACCGGCTGAGCCGGAACAGGGTGCGGAAGGCCTCCTGCTCCGGGGTCAGCGGCAGCGGCTCACGCGGCTCGGCGGGCTGCGACGGGGCGGGACGCTCCGGCTGGTCGCCCACCGACTCGGGCAGGCCGGCGGCGACCGCGGCGGCCCTGCCCGGCAGCAGCAGGACGCCGGCGGCGATCCGGACCGGCGCCAGCACCGCCTCCACCCACGCCACCGGGTTGACGATGTTGAGCAGCCCGAACAGGGCACGCGGGTCGAGGGCCTCGGCGACCTCGGTGCCGACCCGGTCGGCGAGCTGGCTGCCCGCCCGGTGCGTCTCCGGCGTGCGGACCGGCGCCAGGCCGACGTAGCGGAGCTCCTGGTCGGGTACCAGCGGGGCGACCAGGGCGCGTTCCGGTTCGTCGCTGGTGCGGAACTCGTCGCGCAGCTCGCGGGCCTTGTCCCGGGCGGCCCGGGCGCCGCCGAGCACCGCGTCGGTCAGCCGACCGAGTCGACCTCGTGCTCCGGTCACGCCGTACCTCCTCGATCGGCCCTCACCGGCCGGCCGGTTGCGTCGCGGGCGGCTGCCCGAAGACATTCTGGTCGATCCAGTCGGCGCCGTCCCGCACGGCCTGGTCGACCTGGTCACCGACCTGGTCCATGCCGGGCACGGAGAGCCCGCTGACCACGGCGACGCTGCCCCAGGTGACACCGTGCACCACCGAGTTGGGGATGTTCCACGGCAGGTTGGTGGCCCAGTCCCGGCCGATCACCCGCGCCCCGTCGCCGACGCCGTGCGCCCGCAGCGCGCCGAGACGCTCGAAGGCGCTCATGTCGAACGGCGACCCGGACTTGCCGAGCTTCCAGGTGCCCTTCGTGGGGTCGAGGAACTTGTGGAACCACTTGTCGGCCTCGCCGGCGGCGCGCCGCTTGTCGGCGTACTTCGTGCCGGTGCGCAGCGCCTTCTGCTTGTCGACCAGCTTGTCCAGGTGGTTGCGCAGCTTGCGCAGGTGGTACAGGACCCGTTGCAGCAGCTTGATGACCTTCTGCAGGTGGGCGGCGAGGGGCCGGATCACCTTGAGCATCCGGGCGAGGGCGATCATGCCCCGGGTGACCCCGAGGGCCAGGCCCGCCGCCCAGGACGCGCCGGCGGTGAACGGCGCCATCAGCAGCGCGGTCACCAGCGTGACCAGCAGGAAGTTGACGAACTCGACGCAGATGTCGACCAGCACGTCGTGCACGGTCTGCAGGGCGTCGGCGGTGCCGCGCAGGTACTCGGCCGTGGCGGCGAAATGCTCGGCCACGTCCAGCAGCTGCTGCTCCACCTCGGCCAGCCGCGTGCCGTACGCCTCGCCGGCGGGTGAGCGCCAGCCGGCCTGCTCGGCCTCGCGGACACCGCGGTGGCCCATCGCCAGCTCGCGCACCTCGACGGCGAGCGCGTCCCACTCGGTGGCCTTGGCGCGCAGCGCGGCCGGCTCGCCGTCGACGAGGTCGACGAGCTGGATCAGCGGCCAGGCCAGGGTGCGGCAGACACCGTCGACGGCACGGTCCACGCCGGACAGGGCGTTGTCGAGGCCGTTCCACAGCTCGACGGCGGTGCCGGCGGGCCCGCTCACCCGGCCATCCCGCCGCCGATCGCGCGGAAGCCCGCGTCGATGTCCTGCTCGTTGCGCTCGTACGTCTCCGCCGTCGAGCCCAGCGCGGCGCCGACCCGCTCGAACGCGTCGCGGCCGGAGCGGAACAGCTCCATCCCGCCGCTGACCTGCTCGGCGTACGTGGCGCGGAGGATGTCGCTGGCGAACGGCAGGTGGCCGAACGCGTCGTCGGGCAGGTCGCCCGCGGACACCACCCGGCCTTCCAGCGCGCCGAGCGACGCGGCCACCTGTTTCGCCGCCGCCGCCAACCGTCGTACCGCCTGCACGTCGACGTCGATGTCCGCCATGCCGTCCTCCCCACCGTCGCGGCCTACCGAAGATACGATCATGCGGTCGCCGGTCGCCACCCCGCCGGTGCCGCAATGGGGGAAGGTTTCGCATGAGTGACCCGCTGTCCGCGTTCGACGCGCTCGCCGGACGGATCGCCGACATCCAACGCCGGTTCGCCGGGCTCCAGGACGACCTCGCCGAGCTCAGTGGCACCGCCACGGACGACTCCGGCCTGGTCACGGCCACAGTGGACGCCGCCGGCGAGCTGCAAGGCGTGACCTTCGCACCCGCCGCGCTCCGCGCCGGCACGGAGGAGTTGTCGGCGATGGTGCTGGCCGCGTACCGGCAGGCCCGCTCGGCGGCGGCGGAGCAGCTCACCGACCGGACCGAGGGGCTGGAGGCGACGCTCGGCGCGGGCCTGGGCGGCCTGTTCGGCGAGCCCGGCGACTTCTCCGCGCAGGGCCGCCGGCTGGAGGAGGCCATCGAGCGGCTCGGCCGCCTGGACGGGCGGCTGCCGGGGCCGCCGGCATGACCTCGGGCTGGCCCGACCTGGTCGCCCGGCTGCACGACACGCTGGTCCGGTGCCACCGGGACACCGACCTGGAGCTCACCGCCGGGGACCGCCGGCTGCGCCTGATGGTGCGGCGGGACACCGTCCGTGGGGAGTGCCCGGGGTACGACGCGCAACGGCTGGCCGGTCTCGGCTGGCAGCCGCCCGGCGCGGGGGGCGGCTGGTGGTTCGAGACGCCGCGTACCCCGCGCGCGGTGCGCTGGTGGAGTGACTTCGCGCTGCGGACCGCGGCGGCGGTGCTGACCGACGACCCGGACGCGCTCTCCTGCCGGGTGGCATCACCGGCCGCTTCCCGGGCGCGTCCCGAACCGGCGGGCGGCGGCGGGGCGACGCCCGCTGCGGGCCGGGACGGCGGCAGCGCCGGCGCCGGGCCGGTGGCCGGGAAGCCCGCCGGCGGAGGTGGCGGGCGGCCCGGGTGGCCGGCGGCGGACGGGGCGGTCCGGGAGCGCCTGGCGGCGGCCGTCGGACGCCGGGACCTGGCCGGTTTCCTGGCGGTGCTCGCCGGGGTGGTGGTGTGCGTGCCGCTCACGGCGGAGCCGTCCCCGGAGCGGGGCTTTCCCTGGGCGGTCGTCACCGACGCCGACGGGGCGCCGCTGCTCCCGGTGTTCACCTCGCCGGAGGCGCTGACCGCGTTCGCCGGGTCGGGGGTGCCGTTCGTGGCCGTACCCTGTGCCGAGCTGTTCGCGGACTGGCCGGACGGGCGGTGGGGGTTGGCGGTGGACGCCGGTGGCCCGGCGGCCCTCACGCTGGCCGCGCCGGCCCTGACCGCGCTGCTGGCGGCGAACGTCCCCACCGCGTGACCCCGGCCGGGCGCGCGTACGGCGGCCCACCGGGCGGGGCGGCGCGGGTCACCCGCCGGGGGGTGGCGCCGGGCCGCCGGGCTGGGCAGCATAGGGCGCATGGACTACGAATACGCGCCGCTGCGGTTGCCGCCGAATGTCGACCGGTTGACCGCCGCGGCGCAGCTGGCGATCCAGGCGGAGTTCTCCGGCTGGGAGTTGGCCCGGGTGCGGCTGTTCCGGGACGGTACGCGGCAGGTGATGTTGCGCCGTCGCCGGATCAACCAGCCGCAGCCGGGCCTGTCGTACTGACCGGCCACCCGGCCGTCGCCCGGTGGCGGCCGGCCCGCCCGGGGTCCGGGCCGTCCGGCCGGTCCCCGGGCGTCGCCACCTGACCGGTCGCGCGCCGGTCAGGTGACGCGTGGTCAGTGGGCGTGGTCGTGCTCCTCGTCGTCGAGTTCCAGGAACGGGTGCTCGTCGAGCCGGCCGACGAGTCGGTCGTCGGGGGCCGGCTGGAACGGGCCGACCGCGTCGTCGTCGTCGAAGGACTCCAGGTCGACCGGGGTGCTGACCTCGCTGACCATCACCACGCCGTCGAGCGGCTCCAGCTCCGGCACGTCCAGCGCGGCGAGCGAGCCGTCCCCGCTCTGGAGCAGTTCCAGCACGGCCTCGCCGACGCCCTCGACGGGCTCGGGCTCGTCGTCGTCGGGGGTGCCCGCGCGGCGGGCCGCCTCGGCGGCGCGGATGAGCGCGGAGACGCTCGGCACCCGGTAGTCGCGCCGCTGGCGCACCGAGATGACCTGCGGGTGCGGGTCGGTCGGCTCGACCCCTTCGAGGCCGGCGAACCGCTTGTCGGCCTCGTCCGGGTCGATCGACTCCACGTCCCACGGGGTGACCTCGCCGAAGGCGTCCATGAGTTGCTCGTCGTAGGCGTACGACGCGTTGTTCAAGGTCACGTACGCCTGCCAGACGTCGTCGTCGTCGATGCGGCCCTGCGCGGCGCGGACGGCGGCCAGGTGGTGGCGGGCCGCTTCGATGACGCGTTCGAGGGCGGCGTCCAGCTCACCGTGCTGGTCGGTCATGTGTGGAAGTCCCTTCGATGTTCGGGGAGTACCGCGCCGGGAACCGGACGCGGGTCAGCAGGTGCGGAGGAACCGGTCGAGAACCCGCACGCCGAACTGTAGCCCGTCCACCGGAACCCGCTCGTCGATGCCGTGGAACAGCGCGGAGAAGTTCAGGTCGGCCGGCAGCCGCAGCGGCGCGAAACCGAAGCAGCGGATCCCGAGCTGCGAGAACGCCTTCGCGTCGGTGCCGCCGGAGAGCATGTACGGCACCGGCCGGGCTCCCGGGTCCTCGGCGCGCAGCGCCGCGGACATCGCCGCCACCAGGTCGCCGTCGAAGGTGGTCTCCAGCGCCGGCTGGCGCTGGACGTACTCGATGGCGATGTCCGGGCCGACCAGCTCGCGCAGCTGCTGCTCCAGCAGCTCGGACTGGCCGGGGAGGCTGCGGCAGTCGATGGTGGCGGTGGCCCGCCCCGGGATCACGTTGTCCTTGTACCCGGCGGCGAGGCGGGTCGGGTTGGCGGTGTTGCGGATGGTCGCGCCGATGATGTTGGCGATCGGGCCGAGCTTGGCGATGGCGGTCTCCGGGTCGTCCGGGTCCAGCTCGATGCCGAGCACCTCGGACACCTGCTCCAGGAAGGCGCGCACCGTGTCGGTCATGACGACCGGGAAGCGGTGCCGGCCGACCCGGGCGACGGCTTCGGCGAGGGCCGTGACGGCGTTGTCGTCGTGCACCATCGAGCCGTGGCCGGGGCGGCCCTTCGCGTGCAGGCGCAGCCAGTCGATGCCCTTCTGGGCGGTTTCGATCAGGTAGAGCCGCCGGTTCTCGTCAACCGAGTACGAGAAGCCGCCGACCTCACCGATCGCCTCGGTGCAGCCCTCGAAGAGGTCCGCGTGCCGCTCCACCAGGAAGTGCGCGCCGTAGTCGCTGCCGGCCTCCTCGTCGGCGGTGTACGCGAGCACGATGTCCCGGGGCGGGCGGACGCCGGTGCGCTGCCAGTGCCGCACCACCGCGAGCGCCATCGCGTCGAAGTCCTTCATGTCGATCGCGCCCCGGCCCCACAGGTAGCCGTCGCGCTGCTCGCCGGAGAACGGGTGCACCGACCACTCGTCGGCGTCGGCGGGCACCACGTCGAGGTGGCCGTGCACGAGCAGGGCGGGACGGCCCGGGTCGGCGCCGGGGATGCGGGCGACCACGTTCGCCCGGCCCGGGGCCGACTCGTGGAGGACCGACTCCACGCCGACCTCGGCGAGCTTCTCCGCCACGTACTCGGCGGCGCGGCGCTCACCGGCGCTGGTGTCGTTGTCACCGGTGTTGGTGGTGTCGATGCGCAGCAGGTCGCGGCAGAGGTCGACGACCTCGTCGGTGGGCGAGGGGTGGACGGGGGCGGCGTCGGTCGTCATTGCCTCTTCATACCAGCCGCACGGCCCGATCCCGTCGCCCGTCCCGGCCGCGTCGGTGCGGGGACGGACCGGTCACGCCGGGTCGCACGGGGGCGCCGGTTTCGCGATCACCGCGGTGGGGTACCGGCCGTCGGCGACCGCACCCGCGCTCCGCCGCCCGAGGGAGGGCATTATGACCGTTCCCCTGCCCCCGCTGCCGCCCACCGGCGAGGACGAGCACTACCGGCCGGGCGGGCGCAGCGTCGCCGACATCGTCGACGGGGAGCACCGGCAGCTGTGCGAGCTGGTGCGGCGGCTGACCGACCCCGACCCGGGTTCGGCCCCCGAGGGGGGTCTGGACGTGCTCACCGCGGCGCTGTCCCGGCACCTGTCCGCCGAGGAGCAGTACCTGCTGCCGGCCGTCCGGGCGGCCCGCCCCGCGGACACCGAGCGGGTCGACCGGGTGATCGAGGCGGACGGGGTGCTGCTCGCGGCGCTCAAGGGGCTGACGGCGGACGGGCTCGCCGACGTCGCCGAGCGGGTGCGCCGGCACGTCGAGGAGGTGGGCGCGCTGGTGCGGGGCCTGCGGGAGGTGGCCACCACCGAGGAGCTGATCCGGCTGGGCAACCGCCTGGAGATCGCCGAGGAGGCGGCGCCGACCCGGCCCCATCCGGGTACCCCGGCCACCCCGCCGTGGAACCGGATCGTCGAGCCGGCCGTCGGCGTCGTGGACAAGCTGCGCGACGCGGTGACCGGGCGGCCCACGTACCTGGGCGATCTGTCGGGGCGGACACCC
This region includes:
- a CDS encoding hemerythrin domain-containing protein, which codes for MTVPLPPLPPTGEDEHYRPGGRSVADIVDGEHRQLCELVRRLTDPDPGSAPEGGLDVLTAALSRHLSAEEQYLLPAVRAARPADTERVDRVIEADGVLLAALKGLTADGLADVAERVRRHVEEVGALVRGLREVATTEELIRLGNRLEIAEEAAPTRPHPGTPATPPWNRIVEPAVGVVDKLRDAVTGRPTYLGDLSGRTPE
- a CDS encoding M20/M25/M40 family metallo-hydrolase; this translates as MTTDAAPVHPSPTDEVVDLCRDLLRIDTTNTGDNDTSAGERRAAEYVAEKLAEVGVESVLHESAPGRANVVARIPGADPGRPALLVHGHLDVVPADADEWSVHPFSGEQRDGYLWGRGAIDMKDFDAMALAVVRHWQRTGVRPPRDIVLAYTADEEAGSDYGAHFLVERHADLFEGCTEAIGEVGGFSYSVDENRRLYLIETAQKGIDWLRLHAKGRPGHGSMVHDDNAVTALAEAVARVGRHRFPVVMTDTVRAFLEQVSEVLGIELDPDDPETAIAKLGPIANIIGATIRNTANPTRLAAGYKDNVIPGRATATIDCRSLPGQSELLEQQLRELVGPDIAIEYVQRQPALETTFDGDLVAAMSAALRAEDPGARPVPYMLSGGTDAKAFSQLGIRCFGFAPLRLPADLNFSALFHGIDERVPVDGLQFGVRVLDRFLRTC
- a CDS encoding WXG100 family type VII secretion target, producing the protein MSGPAGTAVELWNGLDNALSGVDRAVDGVCRTLAWPLIQLVDLVDGEPAALRAKATEWDALAVEVRELAMGHRGVREAEQAGWRSPAGEAYGTRLAEVEQQLLDVAEHFAATAEYLRGTADALQTVHDVLVDICVEFVNFLLVTLVTALLMAPFTAGASWAAGLALGVTRGMIALARMLKVIRPLAAHLQKVIKLLQRVLYHLRKLRNHLDKLVDKQKALRTGTKYADKRRAAGEADKWFHKFLDPTKGTWKLGKSGSPFDMSAFERLGALRAHGVGDGARVIGRDWATNLPWNIPNSVVHGVTWGSVAVVSGLSVPGMDQVGDQVDQAVRDGADWIDQNVFGQPPATQPAGR
- a CDS encoding SseB family protein yields the protein MTSGWPDLVARLHDTLVRCHRDTDLELTAGDRRLRLMVRRDTVRGECPGYDAQRLAGLGWQPPGAGGGWWFETPRTPRAVRWWSDFALRTAAAVLTDDPDALSCRVASPAASRARPEPAGGGGATPAAGRDGGSAGAGPVAGKPAGGGGGRPGWPAADGAVRERLAAAVGRRDLAGFLAVLAGVVVCVPLTAEPSPERGFPWAVVTDADGAPLLPVFTSPEALTAFAGSGVPFVAVPCAELFADWPDGRWGLAVDAGGPAALTLAAPALTALLAANVPTA
- a CDS encoding aldo/keto reductase yields the protein MQQRPLGRSGLAVSRLALGTMTWGRDTDADDAAAQLKSYLDAGGNLIDTADVYGDGDAESVIGSLLGTLVPRDELLIATKAGLRPGSGRRRDGSRGHLLRTLDASLRRLGTDHVDLFQVHGYDPDTPLEETLAALDHAVASGRVRYVGVSNFSGWQTARAAAWQTAWPGRAPVVATQVEYSLLERGIEREVLPACEALGLGVLPWSPLGRGVLTGKYRHGRPADSRAASPHFERFVATYLEPRCSSIVEAVATAAGGLGVSPMEVALAWVRDRPGVVAPILGARTVGQLLGVLQVERMTLPDEIVTALDDVSAVEVGYPERDG
- a CDS encoding YbaB/EbfC family nucleoid-associated protein, with protein sequence MSDPLSAFDALAGRIADIQRRFAGLQDDLAELSGTATDDSGLVTATVDAAGELQGVTFAPAALRAGTEELSAMVLAAYRQARSAAAEQLTDRTEGLEATLGAGLGGLFGEPGDFSAQGRRLEEAIERLGRLDGRLPGPPA
- a CDS encoding DUF5703 family protein; the encoded protein is MDYEYAPLRLPPNVDRLTAAAQLAIQAEFSGWELARVRLFRDGTRQVMLRRRRINQPQPGLSY